The Spodoptera frugiperda isolate SF20-4 chromosome 2, AGI-APGP_CSIRO_Sfru_2.0, whole genome shotgun sequence genome has a window encoding:
- the LOC118269297 gene encoding nose resistant to fluoxetine protein 6 isoform X3, which produces MGTHKYFIFLLAVCSVFAQKSVFDEDLYQSVLDPEECAAQLTYLADNDQLRYLFLDASGKLPSNLLGGNWNDLGDYFQCLGIHQVVDDRTYQGKYCAVSVPLESLPPINLPTTSGTLPTITWPTITWPTITWPTLPSEINRPSLITRPSDITLPTGITLPDGITLPSEITRPTGITLPDGITLPSEITRPSDITLPTGITLPGGITLPSEITRPSDITLPTGITLPGGITLPSEITRPSDITLPGGITLPSEITRPSEITRPSEITLPDGITFPPTTTPDYEEAPEELRSRNAGYPPFPEIDSETLQAVETYNNLRKYVLGLSGMGEAVDSISQPENRIFPLNFAANKSALLGICIPAVCTPTQAIDFLEAQIPFSEFVIKEEYCRLPQDKPLAPADIVAIVIFSIIGLLLIASTSYDLVQTFLFKRAPSRINPLFVSFSVYTNTRRFLTFKSTPDSLECVDGIRAISMMWVVVGHTYSMTLLNFVHNLVDTFDWLTSFQGTWINSAPITVDTFFLLSGILAVYTVIGKISRRRFIKTIHLFYLNRLLRMFPLLAAVVLLQASAFHHVSDGPYWANPAHATENCREYWWSALLHIQNYVNPLRICLSQTWYLSVDMQLYIVCPIVLVFMFGSEKISWCILTAFVLLSLVSSSLYSFLYNFSAALANPERIAQFQAYVQTYYMNTLARAPPFFVGMVYGYLLYLCKDKKIRIPRFQVIILWALSFILMAFCIFSIYPVMQPGHTAQQFDNFLNAYMRAIWAVGLGWLIFACHHGYGGPINWFLSLQIWKLPARLSYAVYLLHLPVIFTAVGSWVKPYYFTNGQNMYRFMSDFAFSFIFALVLCICIDAPFSTLQKIALGGGKKRPPKETKPPVEESPEVVSATNERFVKTTL; this is translated from the exons ATGGGTACTCACAAGTACTTTATATTCTTGCTAGCAGTGTGCTCAGTGTTCGCTCAGAAAAGTGTGTTTGACGAGGATTTGTACCAGAGTGTGTTGGACCCTGAAGAATGTGCAGCTCAACTCACGTATTTGGCGGACAACGACCAATTAAGATATTTAT ttcTCGATGCCAGTGGCAAGTTACCGAGCAACCTTCTTGGTGGCAATTGGAATGATCTAGGAGACTACTTTCAATGCTTGGGGATCCATCAAGTAGTCGATGACAGAACTTACCAGGGGAAATACTGCGCTGTTAGTGTTCCACTTGAATCTTTACCACCGATTAATCTCCCTACAACTAGTGGCACATTACCTACTATCACTTGGCCGACTATCACTTGGCCGACTATCACTTGGCCGACTCTGCCTAGTGAGATCAATCGGCCTAGTTTGATCACTCGGCCTAGTGACATCACTCTGCCTACTGGGATCACTCTGCCTGATGGGATCACTCTGCCTAGTGAGATCACTCGGCCTACTGGGATCACTCTGCCTGACGGGATCACTCTGCCTAGTGAGATCACTCGGCCTAGTGACATCACTCTGCCTACTGGGATCACTCTGCCTGGTGGGATCACTCTGCCTAGTGAGATCACTCGGCCTAGTGACATCACTCTGCCTACGGGGATCACTCTGCCTGGTGGGATCACTCTGCCTAGTGAGATCACTCGGCCTAGTGACATCACTCTGCCTGGTGGGATCACTCTGCCTAGTGAGATCACTCGGCCTAGTGAGATCACTCGGCCTAGTGAGATCACTCTGCCTGATGGG ATCACTTTCCCACCAACTACCACGCCTGATTATGAAGAAGCACCAGAAGAACTGCGTTCACGCAATGCTGGTTATCCACCATTCCCTGAAATCGACAGTGAAACGCTCCAAGCTGTTGAAACTTACAATAACTTGAGGAAATACGTGCTTGGACTTAGTGGCATGGGGGAGGCAGTTGACTCGATCag CCAACCTGAGAACAGAATATTCCCGTTGAATTTCGCAGCCAACAAAAGTGCGCTGCTAGGAATTTGTATTCCCGCCGTCTGCACGCCGACCCAAGCCATCGACTTCCTTGAGGCCCAGATTCCCTTTTCCGAATTCGTTATTAAGGAGGAGTATTGTAGGCTGCCCCAAGACAAACCTTTAGCTCCTGCTGATATCGTTGCTAT TGTCATCTTCTCCATCATCGGACTGTTGCTCATCGCTAGCACGTCGTACGACCTCGTCCAAACTTTCCTGTTCAAACGTG CTCCATCCCGCATCAACCCACTGTTCGTCAGTTTCTCCGTGTACACGAACACTCGCCGCTTCTTGACATTCAAGTCGACTCCTGACTCGCTCGAGTGTGTGGACGGGATCCGCGCCATCTCCATGATGTGGGTCGTCGTGGGACACACCTACAGCATGACCTTGCTCAACTTCGTGCACAATCTAGTGGACACTTTCGAC TGGCTTACGTCATTCCAAGGAACGTGGATCAACTCGGCACCGATCACTGTGGATACTTTCTTTTTACTCAGTGGTATACTTGCCGTGTATACTGTCATTGGAAAAATCTCCCGAA GACGTTTCATCAAGACTATCCATCTTTTCTACCTGAACCGTTTACTCCGTATGTTCCCACTGTTGGCTGCTGTGGTTCTGCTCCAAGCCTCTGCCTTCCACCACGTGTCTGACGGTCCGTACTGGGCCAACCCAGCTCACGCCACCGAGAACTGTCGGGAGTACTGGTGGTCTGCATTACTTCACATTCAAAATTACGTGAACCCTCTCAGAATT TGTTTGTCCCAGACCTGGTACCTGTCAGTGGACATGCAGCTGTACATCGTCTGCCCCATCGTGCTGGTCTTTATGTTCGGCTCGGAGAAGATCTCGTGGTGCATCCTCACCGCTTTCGTACTCCTGTCTCTCGTGTCATCCTCACTGTACAGTTTCTTGTATAACTTCTCTGCTGCATTAGCTAATCCAga ACGTATTGCCCAGTTCCAAGCTTACGTCCAAACTTACTACATGAACACTTTGGCTCGTGCTCCTCCATTCTTTGTGGGCATGGTCTATGGCTACCTGCTGTACTTGTGCAAGGACAAGAAAATCAGAATACCTAGG TTCCAAGTAATTATCCTGTGGGCGCTGTCCTTCATTCTGATGGCGTTCTGCATCTTCTCCATCTACCCCGTGATGCAGCCCGGGCACACTGCGCAGCAGTTCGACAACTTCTTGAACGCGTACATGCGCGCCATCTGGGCCGTCGGCTTGGGTTGGCTTATCTTCGCCTGCCACCATGGCTATGGAG GTCCTATCAACTGGTTCCTCTCGCTACAAATCTGGAAGCTGCCCGCTCGTCTCTCGTACGCCGTCTATTTGCTCCACTTGCCAGTCATCTTCACCGCCGTTGGAAGCTGGGTGAAGCCCTACTACTTCACTAATGGACAGAAT ATGTACAGATTCATGAGTGACTTCGCGTTTTCCTTCATATTCGCCTTGGTCCTGTGTATCTGCATTGATGCGCCTTTCTCAACACTTCAGAAGATAGCTTTGGGTG GTGGCAAAAAGAGACCCCCAAAAGAGACGAAGCCCCCAGTAGAAGAATCTCCTGAAGTAGTTAGCGCCACAAACGAGAGATTTGTCAAGACAACATTATAG
- the LOC118269297 gene encoding nose resistant to fluoxetine protein 6 isoform X2 gives MGTHKYFIFLLAVCSVFAQKSVFDEDLYQSVLDPEECAAQLTYLADNDQLRYLFLDASGKLPSNLLGGNWNDLGDYFQCLGIHQVVDDRTYQGKYCAVSVPLESLPPINLPTTSGTLPTITWPTITWPTITWPTLPSEINRPSLITRPSDITLPTGITLPDGITLPSEITRPTGITLPDGITLPSEITRPSDITLPTGITLPGGITLPSEITRPSDITLPTGITLPGGITLPSEITRPSDITLPGGITLPSEITRPSEITRPSEITLPDGVTLPDWITLPDGITLPDGITLPDGITFPPTTTPDYEEAPEELRSRNAGYPPFPEIDSETLQAVETYNNLRKYVLGLSGMGEAVDSISQPENRIFPLNFAANKSALLGICIPAVCTPTQAIDFLEAQIPFSEFVIKEEYCRLPQDKPLAPADIVAIVIFSIIGLLLIASTSYDLVQTFLFKRAPSRINPLFVSFSVYTNTRRFLTFKSTPDSLECVDGIRAISMMWVVVGHTYSMTLLNFVHNLVDTFDWLTSFQGTWINSAPITVDTFFLLSGILAVYTVIGKISRRRFIKTIHLFYLNRLLRMFPLLAAVVLLQASAFHHVSDGPYWANPAHATENCREYWWSALLHIQNYVNPLRICLSQTWYLSVDMQLYIVCPIVLVFMFGSEKISWCILTAFVLLSLVSSSLYSFLYNFSAALANPERIAQFQAYVQTYYMNTLARAPPFFVGMVYGYLLYLCKDKKIRIPRFQVIILWALSFILMAFCIFSIYPVMQPGHTAQQFDNFLNAYMRAIWAVGLGWLIFACHHGYGGPINWFLSLQIWKLPARLSYAVYLLHLPVIFTAVGSWVKPYYFTNGQNMYRFMSDFAFSFIFALVLCICIDAPFSTLQKIALGGGKKRPPKETKPPVEESPEVVSATNERFVKTTL, from the exons ATGGGTACTCACAAGTACTTTATATTCTTGCTAGCAGTGTGCTCAGTGTTCGCTCAGAAAAGTGTGTTTGACGAGGATTTGTACCAGAGTGTGTTGGACCCTGAAGAATGTGCAGCTCAACTCACGTATTTGGCGGACAACGACCAATTAAGATATTTAT ttcTCGATGCCAGTGGCAAGTTACCGAGCAACCTTCTTGGTGGCAATTGGAATGATCTAGGAGACTACTTTCAATGCTTGGGGATCCATCAAGTAGTCGATGACAGAACTTACCAGGGGAAATACTGCGCTGTTAGTGTTCCACTTGAATCTTTACCACCGATTAATCTCCCTACAACTAGTGGCACATTACCTACTATCACTTGGCCGACTATCACTTGGCCGACTATCACTTGGCCGACTCTGCCTAGTGAGATCAATCGGCCTAGTTTGATCACTCGGCCTAGTGACATCACTCTGCCTACTGGGATCACTCTGCCTGATGGGATCACTCTGCCTAGTGAGATCACTCGGCCTACTGGGATCACTCTGCCTGACGGGATCACTCTGCCTAGTGAGATCACTCGGCCTAGTGACATCACTCTGCCTACTGGGATCACTCTGCCTGGTGGGATCACTCTGCCTAGTGAGATCACTCGGCCTAGTGACATCACTCTGCCTACGGGGATCACTCTGCCTGGTGGGATCACTCTGCCTAGTGAGATCACTCGGCCTAGTGACATCACTCTGCCTGGTGGGATCACTCTGCCTAGTGAGATCACTCGGCCTAGTGAGATCACTCGGCCTAGTGAGATCACTCTGCCTGATGGGGTCACTCTGCCTGATTGGATCACTCTGCCTGATGGGATCACTCTGCCTGATGGGATCACTCTGCCTGATGGG ATCACTTTCCCACCAACTACCACGCCTGATTATGAAGAAGCACCAGAAGAACTGCGTTCACGCAATGCTGGTTATCCACCATTCCCTGAAATCGACAGTGAAACGCTCCAAGCTGTTGAAACTTACAATAACTTGAGGAAATACGTGCTTGGACTTAGTGGCATGGGGGAGGCAGTTGACTCGATCag CCAACCTGAGAACAGAATATTCCCGTTGAATTTCGCAGCCAACAAAAGTGCGCTGCTAGGAATTTGTATTCCCGCCGTCTGCACGCCGACCCAAGCCATCGACTTCCTTGAGGCCCAGATTCCCTTTTCCGAATTCGTTATTAAGGAGGAGTATTGTAGGCTGCCCCAAGACAAACCTTTAGCTCCTGCTGATATCGTTGCTAT TGTCATCTTCTCCATCATCGGACTGTTGCTCATCGCTAGCACGTCGTACGACCTCGTCCAAACTTTCCTGTTCAAACGTG CTCCATCCCGCATCAACCCACTGTTCGTCAGTTTCTCCGTGTACACGAACACTCGCCGCTTCTTGACATTCAAGTCGACTCCTGACTCGCTCGAGTGTGTGGACGGGATCCGCGCCATCTCCATGATGTGGGTCGTCGTGGGACACACCTACAGCATGACCTTGCTCAACTTCGTGCACAATCTAGTGGACACTTTCGAC TGGCTTACGTCATTCCAAGGAACGTGGATCAACTCGGCACCGATCACTGTGGATACTTTCTTTTTACTCAGTGGTATACTTGCCGTGTATACTGTCATTGGAAAAATCTCCCGAA GACGTTTCATCAAGACTATCCATCTTTTCTACCTGAACCGTTTACTCCGTATGTTCCCACTGTTGGCTGCTGTGGTTCTGCTCCAAGCCTCTGCCTTCCACCACGTGTCTGACGGTCCGTACTGGGCCAACCCAGCTCACGCCACCGAGAACTGTCGGGAGTACTGGTGGTCTGCATTACTTCACATTCAAAATTACGTGAACCCTCTCAGAATT TGTTTGTCCCAGACCTGGTACCTGTCAGTGGACATGCAGCTGTACATCGTCTGCCCCATCGTGCTGGTCTTTATGTTCGGCTCGGAGAAGATCTCGTGGTGCATCCTCACCGCTTTCGTACTCCTGTCTCTCGTGTCATCCTCACTGTACAGTTTCTTGTATAACTTCTCTGCTGCATTAGCTAATCCAga ACGTATTGCCCAGTTCCAAGCTTACGTCCAAACTTACTACATGAACACTTTGGCTCGTGCTCCTCCATTCTTTGTGGGCATGGTCTATGGCTACCTGCTGTACTTGTGCAAGGACAAGAAAATCAGAATACCTAGG TTCCAAGTAATTATCCTGTGGGCGCTGTCCTTCATTCTGATGGCGTTCTGCATCTTCTCCATCTACCCCGTGATGCAGCCCGGGCACACTGCGCAGCAGTTCGACAACTTCTTGAACGCGTACATGCGCGCCATCTGGGCCGTCGGCTTGGGTTGGCTTATCTTCGCCTGCCACCATGGCTATGGAG GTCCTATCAACTGGTTCCTCTCGCTACAAATCTGGAAGCTGCCCGCTCGTCTCTCGTACGCCGTCTATTTGCTCCACTTGCCAGTCATCTTCACCGCCGTTGGAAGCTGGGTGAAGCCCTACTACTTCACTAATGGACAGAAT ATGTACAGATTCATGAGTGACTTCGCGTTTTCCTTCATATTCGCCTTGGTCCTGTGTATCTGCATTGATGCGCCTTTCTCAACACTTCAGAAGATAGCTTTGGGTG GTGGCAAAAAGAGACCCCCAAAAGAGACGAAGCCCCCAGTAGAAGAATCTCCTGAAGTAGTTAGCGCCACAAACGAGAGATTTGTCAAGACAACATTATAG
- the LOC118269297 gene encoding nose resistant to fluoxetine protein 6 isoform X1 encodes MGTHKYFIFLLAVCSVFAQKSVFDEDLYQSVLDPEECAAQLTYLADNDQLRYLFLDASGKLPSNLLGGNWNDLGDYFQCLGIHQVVDDRTYQGKYCAVSVPLESLPPINLPTTSGTLPTITWPTITWPTITWPTLPSEINRPSLITRPSDITLPTGITLPDGITLPSEITRPTGITLPDGITLPSEITRPSDITLPTGITLPGGITLPSEITRPSDITLPTGITLPGGITLPSEITRPSDITLPGGITLPSEITRPSEITRPSEITLPDGVTLPDWITLPDGITLPDGITLPDGVTLPDGITLPDGITLPDGITLPDGITLPDGITLPDGITLPDGITLPSEITRPSDITLPGGITRPSEITLPGGITWPDEITFPPTTTPDYEEAPEELRSRNAGYPPFPEIDSETLQAVETYNNLRKYVLGLSGMGEAVDSISQPENRIFPLNFAANKSALLGICIPAVCTPTQAIDFLEAQIPFSEFVIKEEYCRLPQDKPLAPADIVAIVIFSIIGLLLIASTSYDLVQTFLFKRAPSRINPLFVSFSVYTNTRRFLTFKSTPDSLECVDGIRAISMMWVVVGHTYSMTLLNFVHNLVDTFDWLTSFQGTWINSAPITVDTFFLLSGILAVYTVIGKISRRRFIKTIHLFYLNRLLRMFPLLAAVVLLQASAFHHVSDGPYWANPAHATENCREYWWSALLHIQNYVNPLRICLSQTWYLSVDMQLYIVCPIVLVFMFGSEKISWCILTAFVLLSLVSSSLYSFLYNFSAALANPERIAQFQAYVQTYYMNTLARAPPFFVGMVYGYLLYLCKDKKIRIPRFQVIILWALSFILMAFCIFSIYPVMQPGHTAQQFDNFLNAYMRAIWAVGLGWLIFACHHGYGGPINWFLSLQIWKLPARLSYAVYLLHLPVIFTAVGSWVKPYYFTNGQNMYRFMSDFAFSFIFALVLCICIDAPFSTLQKIALGGGKKRPPKETKPPVEESPEVVSATNERFVKTTL; translated from the exons ATGGGTACTCACAAGTACTTTATATTCTTGCTAGCAGTGTGCTCAGTGTTCGCTCAGAAAAGTGTGTTTGACGAGGATTTGTACCAGAGTGTGTTGGACCCTGAAGAATGTGCAGCTCAACTCACGTATTTGGCGGACAACGACCAATTAAGATATTTAT ttcTCGATGCCAGTGGCAAGTTACCGAGCAACCTTCTTGGTGGCAATTGGAATGATCTAGGAGACTACTTTCAATGCTTGGGGATCCATCAAGTAGTCGATGACAGAACTTACCAGGGGAAATACTGCGCTGTTAGTGTTCCACTTGAATCTTTACCACCGATTAATCTCCCTACAACTAGTGGCACATTACCTACTATCACTTGGCCGACTATCACTTGGCCGACTATCACTTGGCCGACTCTGCCTAGTGAGATCAATCGGCCTAGTTTGATCACTCGGCCTAGTGACATCACTCTGCCTACTGGGATCACTCTGCCTGATGGGATCACTCTGCCTAGTGAGATCACTCGGCCTACTGGGATCACTCTGCCTGACGGGATCACTCTGCCTAGTGAGATCACTCGGCCTAGTGACATCACTCTGCCTACTGGGATCACTCTGCCTGGTGGGATCACTCTGCCTAGTGAGATCACTCGGCCTAGTGACATCACTCTGCCTACGGGGATCACTCTGCCTGGTGGGATCACTCTGCCTAGTGAGATCACTCGGCCTAGTGACATCACTCTGCCTGGTGGGATCACTCTGCCTAGTGAGATCACTCGGCCTAGTGAGATCACTCGGCCTAGTGAGATCACTCTGCCTGATGGGGTCACTCTGCCTGATTGGATCACTCTGCCTGATGGGATCACTCTGCCTGATGGGATCACTCTGCCTGATGGGGTCACTCTGCCTGATGGGATCACTCTGCCTGATGGGATCACTCTGCCTGATGGGATCACTCTGCCTGATGGGATCACTCTGCCTGATGGGATCACTCTGCCTGATGGGATCACTCTGCCTGATGGGATCACTCTGCCTAGTGAAATCACTCGGCCTAGTGACATCACTCTGCCTGGTGGGATCACTCGGCCTAGTGAGATCACTCTGCCTGGTGGGATCACTTGGCCTGATGAGATCACTTTCCCACCAACTACCACGCCTGATTATGAAGAAGCACCAGAAGAACTGCGTTCACGCAATGCTGGTTATCCACCATTCCCTGAAATCGACAGTGAAACGCTCCAAGCTGTTGAAACTTACAATAACTTGAGGAAATACGTGCTTGGACTTAGTGGCATGGGGGAGGCAGTTGACTCGATCag CCAACCTGAGAACAGAATATTCCCGTTGAATTTCGCAGCCAACAAAAGTGCGCTGCTAGGAATTTGTATTCCCGCCGTCTGCACGCCGACCCAAGCCATCGACTTCCTTGAGGCCCAGATTCCCTTTTCCGAATTCGTTATTAAGGAGGAGTATTGTAGGCTGCCCCAAGACAAACCTTTAGCTCCTGCTGATATCGTTGCTAT TGTCATCTTCTCCATCATCGGACTGTTGCTCATCGCTAGCACGTCGTACGACCTCGTCCAAACTTTCCTGTTCAAACGTG CTCCATCCCGCATCAACCCACTGTTCGTCAGTTTCTCCGTGTACACGAACACTCGCCGCTTCTTGACATTCAAGTCGACTCCTGACTCGCTCGAGTGTGTGGACGGGATCCGCGCCATCTCCATGATGTGGGTCGTCGTGGGACACACCTACAGCATGACCTTGCTCAACTTCGTGCACAATCTAGTGGACACTTTCGAC TGGCTTACGTCATTCCAAGGAACGTGGATCAACTCGGCACCGATCACTGTGGATACTTTCTTTTTACTCAGTGGTATACTTGCCGTGTATACTGTCATTGGAAAAATCTCCCGAA GACGTTTCATCAAGACTATCCATCTTTTCTACCTGAACCGTTTACTCCGTATGTTCCCACTGTTGGCTGCTGTGGTTCTGCTCCAAGCCTCTGCCTTCCACCACGTGTCTGACGGTCCGTACTGGGCCAACCCAGCTCACGCCACCGAGAACTGTCGGGAGTACTGGTGGTCTGCATTACTTCACATTCAAAATTACGTGAACCCTCTCAGAATT TGTTTGTCCCAGACCTGGTACCTGTCAGTGGACATGCAGCTGTACATCGTCTGCCCCATCGTGCTGGTCTTTATGTTCGGCTCGGAGAAGATCTCGTGGTGCATCCTCACCGCTTTCGTACTCCTGTCTCTCGTGTCATCCTCACTGTACAGTTTCTTGTATAACTTCTCTGCTGCATTAGCTAATCCAga ACGTATTGCCCAGTTCCAAGCTTACGTCCAAACTTACTACATGAACACTTTGGCTCGTGCTCCTCCATTCTTTGTGGGCATGGTCTATGGCTACCTGCTGTACTTGTGCAAGGACAAGAAAATCAGAATACCTAGG TTCCAAGTAATTATCCTGTGGGCGCTGTCCTTCATTCTGATGGCGTTCTGCATCTTCTCCATCTACCCCGTGATGCAGCCCGGGCACACTGCGCAGCAGTTCGACAACTTCTTGAACGCGTACATGCGCGCCATCTGGGCCGTCGGCTTGGGTTGGCTTATCTTCGCCTGCCACCATGGCTATGGAG GTCCTATCAACTGGTTCCTCTCGCTACAAATCTGGAAGCTGCCCGCTCGTCTCTCGTACGCCGTCTATTTGCTCCACTTGCCAGTCATCTTCACCGCCGTTGGAAGCTGGGTGAAGCCCTACTACTTCACTAATGGACAGAAT ATGTACAGATTCATGAGTGACTTCGCGTTTTCCTTCATATTCGCCTTGGTCCTGTGTATCTGCATTGATGCGCCTTTCTCAACACTTCAGAAGATAGCTTTGGGTG GTGGCAAAAAGAGACCCCCAAAAGAGACGAAGCCCCCAGTAGAAGAATCTCCTGAAGTAGTTAGCGCCACAAACGAGAGATTTGTCAAGACAACATTATAG